In a genomic window of Desulfovibrio porci:
- a CDS encoding cupin domain-containing protein produces the protein MIRRAHEREKLEKTMFGGPGMAHFTKLLNEDEFEGRGRLYNHVLLRPGDAVGKHRHNGDFEVFFILKGEGLYDDNGRETTVKTGDVTVCRHGEEHALYNNGPDDLEMVALILYSGN, from the coding sequence ATGATCCGTCGCGCCCATGAACGGGAAAAACTGGAGAAAACCATGTTCGGCGGACCGGGGATGGCCCATTTCACCAAGCTTCTGAACGAGGATGAATTCGAGGGCAGGGGGCGCCTGTACAATCACGTGCTGCTCCGTCCCGGCGACGCCGTGGGCAAACACCGCCACAACGGCGACTTTGAAGTTTTTTTCATCCTCAAGGGCGAAGGCCTGTATGACGACAACGGCCGCGAAACCACGGTCAAGACCGGGGACGTAACCGTATGCCGCCACGGCGAGGAGCATGCCCTGTACAACAACGGCCCGGACGATCTGGAAATGGTCGCCCTGATCCTCTATTCCGGCAACTGA